In one Cucurbita pepo subsp. pepo cultivar mu-cu-16 unplaced genomic scaffold, ASM280686v2 Cp4.1_scaffold001483, whole genome shotgun sequence genomic region, the following are encoded:
- the LOC111786341 gene encoding protein THYLAKOID ASSEMBLY 8-like, chloroplastic produces MAMRWFSKSKLPICYSVFLRGLTTRPIRDISLPVKSTVAGFQPDSSQPLSGFRLYHDGRPRGPLWRSRKAIGKEALFVIQGLKRFKEDEEKLQKFMKCHVLRLLKLDMIAVLGELERQEEVALAVKVFRLIQKQEWYKPDVFLYKDLIVALARSKQMDEAMELWESMRKENLFPDSQTYTEVIRGFLKYGSPSDAMNIYEDMKKSPDPPDELPFRILLKGLLPHPLLRNRVKQDFEEIFPDQHVYDPPEEIFGLR; encoded by the exons ATGGCAATGCGGTGGTTTTCCAAGTCGAAGTTACCCATTTGTTATTCGGTATTCCTACGAGGTCTAACGACGAGACCCATTAGAGATATCTCATTACCAGTAAAATCGACGGTTGCCGGATTTCAGCCGGATTCCAGCCAACCCTTAAGCGGATTCCGGCTATATCACGACGGGAGGCCGCGGGGACCCCTTTGGAGAAGCCGGAAAGCAATTGGGAAAGAAGCGCTTTTCGTTATTCAGGGATTGAAGAGATTCaaggaagatgaagagaagCTCCAGAAGTTCATGAAGTGTCATGTTTTGAGGCTCTTGAAATTGGATATGATTGCTGTGCTTGGTGAACTTGAGCGGCAGGAAGAGGTTGCTTTAGCCGTCAAG GTATTTCGGTTGATTCAAAAGCAAGAATGGTACAAGCCCGATGTTTTTCTCTACAAAGACTTGATTGTTGCATTAGCTAGAAGTAAACAGATGGATGAAGCAATGGAATTATGGGAAAGCATGAGAAAGGAGAATTTATTCCCTGATTCTCAAACGTATACCGAAGTCATCAGAGGCTTCTTGAAATATGGATCTCCTTCTGATGCAATGAACATATATGAAGATATGAAGAAGTCTCCTGATCCACCAGATGAGTTGCCATTTAGAATTTTGTTGAAAGGACTTTTGCCACACCCCCTTTTGAGAAACAGAGTGAAGCAAGATTTTGAGGAGATCTTTCCTGACCAGCACGTGTACGATCCCCCGGAAGAGATATTCGGCCTACGCTGA